ATTCACCACGTTGGCATTTCAAATTTTCATACTTTTCTAGCTGTTCTCGTGAAGAAAATACAGTCAGGTCATATTCTTCACTAAACTGCTTCACTATATGAGGCACAATTGGACGTATTAAGTTATAGAAAACATCCCCTAAGTAATATTTGATATAGGCAACAATGTCTGTGTGGAATACAGATATTATTGGTGTATGAGTGCGTTTAGCATACTCTACACCTATAGGACGACCATAACCTTGTAAGAAAGCTGAGTATGTACCTCGTATTTGTGCAGCTTCCTCAACAACGATGATGTCTGGCTGAAACTCTGTGAGTAGTTGAGTATCACTCCAATAGCGATAATTTAAAGGTTGAGGCAGAGATTTATAAAATATCAGTGGTTCTGTAGGAAATGCGTAATGAGAAAAGTTAGGGAAAGTTATTAATTCATCTAACCCCGCCATAGGGCGATCGCCTACATTTTTAGGAAACTTATCATTAATTTGGGGATGGACGAGAAAAACTTCATGCCCTTGTTGTAATAACCAGTGTACCCTTTGATGTACCGCAACAGAAACTCCGGTTAAAAAAGGAGCGTACAATCCGGTAAAAAGCGCAATCCGCAGCTTTGGCTTGTGCATATTTTTAGTAATTTGCGTATTTTTTAGAGAAAATTTACAAAGAAATCTGGCGATCGCCCGGTTGGTTTATTGTTTCGTAAGGACGATATTCGAGTAACTGAATATTCCAAGGCCCATTGACTTCGTAAGTAACACCCCGCCAATTAACAGCCTGCATCTTCAAAGAAGCCACCATTGCCCACCCATAAATCCAGTGTGTAAGGGGCATTCCTACCCACATCTTCAAAATCAAAGGCAATGACAACTGGGTTACAGGTTTACCTTGGGAACTGATAATTGGTTGCACAACTAATTCTAAAAACAGCATCAGCATCACTAACGCTGTCATGTAGATGACGTACCAAGTTAAAGCAAAAATAGCTGTATCCCCTTGCCCACCCAAAAAGCCAAAAAACCAAACTACAAGTAGGGTTTGAGGTATTAATATTGTGAAAACAGCATCAGTAACTACCGCCCACCACCAAGGATGGTAGAGACGAGAAGCCAACAGTTGACGCTGAAACCAGTATTTTAAACTTGGTAAATCACACTCCTCACGATTGAGCATAATTAAAGAAGGAACAAACTTTACCTTGAGGTTATATTTAGCCAAGACACTACGTATCATCGTATCTTCGCCAAAAGCTTGCCCCCACCTTTCTAACAGTCCTGTTTGGTGCAGAACTTCTCTTTTTATAGCCAAAGTCCCGCCCCAAGGAATGCCATATAGGTACATCTGCACGATCGCCGAAACATTCCAGATATAGCGTACCAAAGTACCCCAATACCTACCTGTAGGAACATACCAACGATTACCCGT
Above is a genomic segment from Nostoc sp. MS1 containing:
- a CDS encoding glycosyltransferase; the protein is MDDLVILISKLLVIWLVVQVSSVLLFMWYLNSGSQNFPDELLPKTAVLLCLRGADPFLGDCLRSLLKQNYPQYDLKLIIDSEEDPAWEVAQNIIHEVGATNISMSRLRSVRRSCSLKCSSLVQAVSELDDSYKIVALVDADAVVHPNWLRELVSPLTHPSVGATTGNRWYVPTGRYWGTLVRYIWNVSAIVQMYLYGIPWGGTLAIKREVLHQTGLLERWGQAFGEDTMIRSVLAKYNLKVKFVPSLIMLNREECDLPSLKYWFQRQLLASRLYHPWWWAVVTDAVFTILIPQTLLVVWFFGFLGGQGDTAIFALTWYVIYMTALVMLMLFLELVVQPIISSQGKPVTQLSLPLILKMWVGMPLTHWIYGWAMVASLKMQAVNWRGVTYEVNGPWNIQLLEYRPYETINQPGDRQISL